From one Lactiplantibacillus paraplantarum genomic stretch:
- a CDS encoding C39 family peptidase — protein MPRHLRKRRRLWTLIIIAMVLLGVIGFTSTQVSDWIDASFTNKQTNAAKSSSQTKPKPVNQVKLDVPLVNQMATPRLYNGCEVTSLTMLMKYAHINVTKNELATKITSVPLTYSNGEHGNPEYGFVGDITGDNPGLGVYHKPIYKLAKTETSHVKDLTGSNFDTVIEQLELGRPVWTITTASFAPVSTMQTWQTPQGAVKVTYDMHSVVIVGFNRAKKLIYINNPYGYKQQAVSWKNFEAAYNQMGKQAIVLTLPH, from the coding sequence ATGCCAAGACATTTACGGAAACGGCGTCGGTTATGGACGCTGATCATAATTGCCATGGTGCTTTTGGGGGTCATTGGATTTACAAGTACACAAGTTTCCGACTGGATTGATGCTTCGTTTACGAATAAACAAACGAATGCGGCTAAATCCAGTTCCCAAACGAAGCCCAAGCCAGTTAATCAGGTTAAATTGGACGTACCGCTAGTCAATCAAATGGCAACACCACGTTTATACAATGGTTGTGAGGTCACATCACTGACGATGTTGATGAAATACGCGCACATTAACGTAACTAAAAATGAATTAGCTACGAAGATTACGAGTGTACCACTCACTTATAGTAATGGGGAACATGGTAATCCAGAATATGGTTTTGTTGGTGATATTACCGGTGATAATCCGGGCCTTGGTGTGTACCATAAGCCAATCTATAAATTGGCAAAAACTGAGACAAGCCATGTAAAGGACTTAACTGGGTCAAACTTTGATACTGTGATTGAACAACTCGAATTAGGACGGCCAGTCTGGACAATCACGACTGCTTCATTTGCACCGGTTAGCACGATGCAAACGTGGCAGACGCCCCAGGGAGCCGTTAAAGTGACTTACGATATGCATAGTGTGGTCATTGTAGGGTTTAACCGAGCTAAAAAGCTGATTTACATTAACAATCCGTACGGGTACAAACAGCAAGCGGTTAGTTGGAAGAATTTCGAAGCCGCATATAATCAAATGGGAAAACAGGCCATTGTGTTGACTTTGCCTCACTAG
- a CDS encoding sensor histidine kinase, with the protein MQGQLNLLLLCSGTYEMIILTMAFHEFLTWRISLAWFALVSCLAIGGQFGINAELIRPTILGYFLAPIILNTIMASRLIKVNWVLMLPIVTFLNALKYLITGFTSQLNQWLLNTDWQNPLISLNSWPIFYINFALISGILLGFFIICTLGWLAHYLIIRSNTVTIFYRAALNRHDNALVLITCSGYVIAKIYVLKLGLMAQMYTAALTSIILGGLIFYLVNKNNVWLNDVRLLSDVAHYNEVLSDHNQQLHLFKHDYQNILLSMSQYIAQEDMTGLKRYFEQEVFPNEQLLNQTIAPDQLRYLRAPALSGLIYAKYQTAEHRHVKLEINIWQTLTLPQTDQIKVVRVLGNLLDNAIDAATQADQLVQLTITQARDNVMVTIANQLPNHTTIDLKQISRQHFTTKLGHTGNGLSSIARLVNKQLTVHYQVIGNTFQAQLRLKKSNN; encoded by the coding sequence GTGCAAGGCCAACTTAACTTACTATTATTATGTTCCGGAACTTACGAAATGATTATTCTTACAATGGCCTTTCATGAATTTCTCACTTGGCGAATCAGTCTCGCCTGGTTTGCACTCGTTAGTTGCCTCGCAATCGGTGGGCAGTTCGGCATTAACGCCGAACTAATCCGCCCCACCATCTTAGGCTATTTTCTAGCACCAATTATTTTGAACACGATTATGGCTAGCCGACTCATTAAAGTTAACTGGGTGCTTATGCTCCCAATCGTCACATTTTTAAACGCCCTCAAGTACCTGATTACCGGTTTCACTAGCCAATTAAATCAGTGGTTGCTTAATACTGATTGGCAAAACCCACTGATCAGTCTTAACTCGTGGCCTATTTTTTACATCAATTTCGCCCTCATTAGCGGTATCCTACTAGGATTTTTCATTATTTGTACGCTCGGCTGGCTGGCACATTACTTGATCATTCGTTCCAATACTGTCACGATCTTTTATCGCGCTGCACTGAACCGTCACGACAACGCACTGGTCTTGATAACTTGTTCTGGTTATGTCATTGCCAAAATTTACGTTCTGAAGCTCGGCCTAATGGCACAAATGTACACTGCAGCGCTAACTAGTATTATCCTAGGTGGATTGATTTTTTATTTGGTCAATAAGAATAACGTTTGGCTGAATGATGTACGCTTACTTAGTGACGTTGCGCACTACAATGAGGTATTAAGTGACCATAATCAGCAACTGCATCTTTTCAAACACGACTACCAAAATATTTTACTCAGCATGTCTCAGTACATTGCACAAGAAGATATGACTGGTTTAAAACGTTACTTTGAACAAGAAGTATTCCCTAACGAACAATTACTAAATCAAACGATTGCTCCTGATCAATTACGCTACTTACGTGCACCAGCCCTTAGTGGTCTCATTTACGCTAAATATCAAACTGCTGAGCACCGCCATGTTAAACTGGAAATCAATATTTGGCAGACTTTAACGTTACCGCAGACTGATCAAATCAAAGTCGTTCGTGTGTTAGGCAACTTACTGGATAATGCCATTGACGCTGCCACCCAAGCAGATCAACTAGTCCAACTAACCATAACGCAGGCTCGTGACAACGTTATGGTTACCATTGCTAATCAGCTTCCCAATCATACGACGATTGATCTCAAACAAATCAGTCGCCAACACTTCACGACTAAACTTGGTCACACCGGCAACGGTCTCAGTAGTATCGCCCGATTAGTCAATAAGCAACTTACGGTTCACTACCAAGTCATCGGTAATACATTTCAAGCCCAATTACGGTTAAAAAAATCGAACAATTAA
- a CDS encoding YueI family protein has protein sequence MANSENQMDKHLQSAIFGAPVLHPDEQHRNLGTFHERIDVSITFTQALMRDYSTELKSEMTAHPDYQLLLHGLLDEDILNRYVKLANQQQIKFAIRNDLMYQHTPASIAIALVANCAITPTTIDIDERFPVPPLSTTTDWSHDALIDHIHRHLERNRELFGIKHHLI, from the coding sequence ATGGCTAATTCTGAAAACCAAATGGATAAACACTTACAATCCGCAATATTCGGGGCCCCTGTACTACATCCAGATGAACAACATCGCAACCTTGGTACATTTCACGAACGGATTGATGTGAGCATTACCTTCACCCAGGCGCTTATGCGTGATTACTCAACCGAGCTCAAAAGTGAAATGACTGCCCATCCTGATTATCAATTGCTGCTCCACGGATTATTGGATGAAGATATACTCAATCGTTATGTTAAACTTGCCAACCAACAACAAATCAAGTTTGCAATTCGCAACGATTTAATGTATCAACATACACCCGCTAGTATCGCCATTGCGCTAGTAGCGAACTGTGCCATCACACCCACCACGATCGACATCGATGAGCGTTTTCCGGTGCCACCACTTAGCACAACTACAGATTGGTCGCACGATGCCCTGATTGATCACATTCACCGTCATTTGGAACGGAATCGTGAACTTTTTGGCATCAAACACCATCTGATTTGA
- a CDS encoding DUF554 domain-containing protein — MIGTIFNTSMILAGCLVGSIFKKGIKPAYHAILLQALGLAACVIGINAVVQRMPQSKYPVLFIVSLAVGGLIGQALDIQGHFDRWVSRLAGGNLAEGLATAVLLYCIGSLSILGPIEAALKHDYTFLFTNGMLDGITSIVLASTFGFGIAIAAGVLFCWQGSLYVLALVLKGALSTALLNEVTIVGGILILASGLGMLKIKQFSTLNLLPALLVPPVVISVMQLF; from the coding sequence ATGATTGGAACAATTTTTAATACGAGCATGATTTTAGCTGGTTGCTTGGTAGGCAGTATCTTTAAAAAGGGCATCAAACCAGCCTATCATGCGATATTACTACAAGCGTTAGGGTTGGCGGCCTGTGTGATTGGGATTAACGCGGTCGTGCAGCGGATGCCACAGAGCAAGTACCCGGTGCTCTTTATTGTTAGCTTGGCAGTCGGTGGCCTAATTGGCCAAGCCTTGGATATTCAGGGCCATTTTGATCGCTGGGTGAGTCGCTTGGCCGGTGGCAACTTAGCAGAGGGGTTGGCAACCGCGGTGTTGCTGTATTGCATTGGTTCACTATCTATTTTGGGACCGATTGAGGCGGCTTTAAAACATGACTATACGTTTTTGTTTACAAACGGCATGTTAGACGGGATTACGTCAATCGTCTTAGCATCGACATTTGGTTTTGGCATTGCCATCGCGGCGGGAGTGCTGTTTTGTTGGCAAGGCAGCTTATATGTTTTGGCGCTAGTCTTAAAGGGGGCGTTAAGTACTGCGTTACTGAATGAAGTTACCATTGTTGGTGGCATCTTAATTTTGGCATCTGGTTTGGGAATGCTAAAAATCAAACAATTTAGTACGTTAAACTTATTGCCGGCCCTATTAGTGCCACCGGTTGTAATTAGTGTCATGCAATTATTCTAA
- a CDS encoding MerR family transcriptional regulator, with translation MATDFSIGQLAQLFDIPVATLRYYDEIGLLTPARVDPHSHYRYYGTPQFERLSTIKYLRALGMSLATIADFFAARELPKLTHMLTTQNQQIERQLRLLTAVQQRINNRLAQIEMAQTANFDRTERVILPERPMVALRQPYRPQDDIELVIAKLRKQTGVTNEIFLGKVALLLDQQAVQAGHFERYTGICLVFEPGDVIPVQQERLVAEPYAQRIFHGTHVDAPTQYRQLLADCHEQGWQVTGTAVETALIDYGITDQVAQSITQIQIPIDSQAT, from the coding sequence ATGGCGACTGATTTTTCGATTGGACAACTTGCGCAGTTATTTGATATTCCGGTAGCCACGTTGCGCTATTATGATGAAATTGGGCTATTGACGCCAGCCCGAGTTGATCCCCATAGTCATTACCGTTATTATGGTACGCCACAATTTGAGCGTTTAAGTACGATTAAATATTTACGGGCGCTTGGTATGTCACTAGCGACCATCGCTGATTTTTTTGCAGCCCGTGAGTTACCAAAGTTAACACATATGTTAACGACGCAAAACCAGCAGATTGAGAGGCAGTTACGTTTGCTAACGGCAGTTCAACAGCGGATTAATAATCGCTTGGCTCAGATTGAAATGGCGCAAACAGCCAATTTTGATCGGACTGAACGGGTAATACTCCCGGAACGGCCAATGGTGGCGTTGCGGCAGCCATATCGACCACAAGACGATATTGAATTGGTTATTGCTAAGTTACGGAAGCAGACCGGTGTAACAAATGAAATCTTTTTAGGTAAGGTCGCACTGTTACTTGACCAGCAAGCGGTCCAAGCCGGGCACTTTGAACGCTATACAGGAATCTGTCTAGTATTTGAGCCCGGCGATGTGATCCCCGTACAGCAAGAACGGCTAGTGGCTGAGCCTTACGCACAACGTATTTTTCATGGCACGCATGTGGATGCTCCCACTCAGTATCGGCAATTGTTAGCAGATTGTCATGAGCAGGGGTGGCAAGTGACAGGAACTGCAGTTGAGACGGCGTTGATTGATTACGGGATTACTGATCAGGTTGCACAGTCGATTACCCAGATTCAAATTCCGATTGACTCTCAAGCTACTTGA